The following proteins come from a genomic window of Candidatus Zixiibacteriota bacterium:
- a CDS encoding extracellular solute-binding protein, protein MAGLSIAIVGVLLLAPLSSFAQTVQQVAAAKKEGGKVVLYTSMETFTADAIKKAFEAKTGLQMEYWRGGSTEVMDRVLAEHRVGKPVFDVVATTGDHMHLMAKEGAFASYESPSLKGFARDAVDPVLGARYRNVLYGVIYNKNGIRASEAPRTLTDVVRPAYRGKLVMPHPVNHTLTIQWLASLDRIMPKPRAEKFIRDLAAARPVFVESIVPAADRVGTGETPVGITFVRFVLTYNRQGANLDWVRDYRLLGDGQYICLGARAPRPNAGKAFIDFFLDDESMNIQAQTGEFVNRRGIHPPLPDADKIEFVQMHRFGKEDFEVKKKEYRKIFLQ, encoded by the coding sequence ATGGCCGGACTTTCGATCGCAATCGTCGGAGTTCTGTTGCTTGCGCCCCTCTCGTCGTTCGCCCAGACGGTCCAGCAGGTCGCCGCCGCGAAGAAAGAGGGCGGCAAGGTGGTCCTGTACACGTCCATGGAGACTTTCACCGCAGACGCGATCAAGAAGGCCTTCGAGGCGAAGACCGGGCTGCAGATGGAATACTGGCGCGGCGGCTCGACCGAGGTCATGGACCGCGTCCTCGCCGAGCACCGCGTGGGGAAGCCCGTTTTCGACGTCGTGGCGACCACCGGAGACCACATGCACCTGATGGCGAAGGAGGGAGCCTTCGCCAGTTACGAGTCGCCTTCGCTGAAGGGGTTCGCCAGAGACGCCGTCGATCCCGTGCTCGGCGCGCGATACCGCAACGTGCTCTACGGGGTCATCTACAACAAGAACGGCATCAGGGCCTCCGAGGCTCCCAGAACCCTGACCGATGTGGTCAGGCCGGCATACCGCGGCAAGCTGGTGATGCCGCATCCCGTGAACCACACCCTCACGATTCAATGGCTCGCAAGCCTGGACAGGATCATGCCCAAGCCGCGCGCCGAGAAGTTCATCCGCGACCTCGCCGCGGCCAGGCCCGTGTTCGTCGAGTCGATCGTCCCCGCCGCCGATCGCGTCGGGACCGGGGAGACGCCGGTCGGGATCACCTTCGTGCGCTTCGTCCTGACTTACAACAGGCAGGGAGCAAACCTGGACTGGGTGCGCGACTACCGGCTTCTGGGAGACGGTCAGTACATTTGCCTGGGCGCCCGCGCGCCGCGGCCGAACGCCGGCAAGGCGTTCATCGATTTTTTCCTCGACGACGAGAGCATGAACATACAGGCGCAGACCGGCGAGTTCGTGAATCGCCGCGGCATCCATCCGCCGCTGCCGGACGCGGACAAGATCGAGTTCGTCCAGATGCATCGCTTCGGCAAAGAGGATTTCGAGGTGAAGAAAAAGGAGTACCGCAAGATCTTTCTACAGTAG
- a CDS encoding amidohydrolase, which translates to MADLTITNALVIPMTERRHALRGFVRVTGDTIVEVAAGSPGRARADEMVIDGAGCVLLPGLINAHTHLYQVLMRALWEDLPLVPWLKRIYGAARVLRPEHFYAGTLLGCVEAIRGGVTTVCEHNFLNPHPDCALETARAMEAAKLRAVLARTIMDTGEIVPECVREKPDEAFARIESLMARGPRSATFSWMTGPNTPPLNATAALLKEIRRFADEKGIGISAHVAEARAVVELARREHGKSGVVELLSEFGIPGRRSVFAHCVHLEAREIALLKESGTSVSHNPVSNMMLGDGVAPVVEMLQQGVNVALGTDGAASNHSQDLFETMKVASLLQKVHHRDAAIIDPYTVLEMATAGGAKALGLAGLCGTIETGKRADLILVRIDACHIEPVNDVFSQLVHCARSSDVVTTVVNGEILMRDRVLLGLDEERVLEEARRAHRDLRERLAGISF; encoded by the coding sequence ATGGCCGACCTCACGATCACGAACGCGCTAGTCATTCCCATGACCGAACGGCGGCACGCCCTGCGCGGTTTCGTCCGCGTCACGGGCGATACGATCGTCGAAGTGGCCGCCGGCTCCCCCGGCCGGGCTCGAGCGGACGAAATGGTGATCGACGGCGCCGGCTGCGTGCTCCTTCCGGGGCTCATCAACGCGCACACGCACCTCTACCAGGTTCTCATGCGGGCGTTGTGGGAGGATCTGCCCCTTGTGCCGTGGCTCAAGCGGATTTACGGGGCCGCGCGCGTTCTGCGCCCGGAGCATTTCTACGCCGGGACGCTGCTCGGGTGCGTGGAGGCGATTCGCGGCGGAGTCACGACGGTTTGCGAGCACAACTTCCTCAATCCGCATCCCGACTGCGCCTTGGAGACCGCGCGAGCCATGGAGGCCGCGAAGCTGCGCGCCGTCCTGGCGCGAACGATCATGGATACCGGCGAGATCGTGCCCGAATGCGTCCGGGAAAAGCCCGATGAAGCCTTCGCGCGCATCGAATCCCTGATGGCGCGCGGTCCCCGGTCGGCGACGTTTTCGTGGATGACCGGTCCCAACACGCCGCCGCTGAACGCCACCGCGGCGCTGCTGAAGGAGATCCGGCGCTTTGCCGACGAGAAAGGAATCGGTATCAGCGCCCACGTCGCGGAGGCGCGCGCGGTGGTGGAGCTGGCCCGCCGGGAGCACGGAAAATCGGGAGTGGTCGAGCTCCTGAGCGAGTTCGGCATCCCGGGACGCCGCTCGGTATTCGCGCACTGCGTCCATCTCGAGGCCCGCGAGATCGCGCTGCTCAAAGAGAGCGGCACGTCGGTCTCGCACAACCCGGTGAGCAATATGATGCTGGGCGACGGTGTCGCACCGGTCGTGGAGATGCTGCAGCAGGGCGTCAACGTCGCGCTGGGCACGGACGGCGCGGCAAGCAATCACTCGCAGGACCTGTTCGAGACCATGAAGGTCGCCTCGCTGCTGCAGAAAGTCCATCACCGGGACGCGGCGATCATCGATCCGTATACCGTGCTGGAAATGGCGACTGCCGGCGGAGCGAAGGCGTTGGGGCTGGCCGGGCTTTGCGGGACGATCGAAACGGGCAAGCGCGCCGACCTGATTCTGGTCCGGATCGACGCCTGCCACATCGAGCCCGTCAACGACGTCTTCAGCCAGCTCGTCCACTGCGCCAGGTCGAGCGACGTCGTCACGACGGTGGTCAACGGCGAGATCTTGATGAGGGATCGGGTGCTGCTCGGGCTGGACGAGGAGCGCGTTCTCGAAGAAGCGCGCCGCGCGCACCGCGATCTCAGGGAACGCCTCGCGGGCATTTCCTTTTAG
- a CDS encoding DsbA family oxidoreductase, with product MAPPVVLEVFSDFVUPWCYLVTGRVEKLRASYGLAVKTTQFPLHPETPEDGAPRGPEAVARNLRMKESMDREGLPYNAERDMSYNSRLAQELAKWAESRGKGREVHDAIFRAYFVDAKNIGKAAVLGAIAAEAGLPADEALEILAARTFKGAVDQDWRRCAALGIDAVPTFVAGRYMLVGAHPYETLERLVRRAIDEADTASR from the coding sequence ATGGCGCCGCCCGTGGTGCTGGAAGTCTTCTCGGATTTTGTCTGACCGTGGTGCTATCTCGTCACCGGGCGTGTCGAGAAGCTCAGGGCCAGTTACGGACTGGCGGTCAAAACGACTCAGTTTCCGCTCCATCCGGAAACGCCCGAGGACGGCGCGCCGCGCGGCCCCGAGGCGGTCGCCAGAAACCTCCGGATGAAGGAGAGCATGGACCGAGAAGGGCTCCCGTACAACGCCGAACGAGACATGTCCTACAACAGCCGGCTGGCGCAGGAGCTCGCCAAATGGGCCGAGAGCCGGGGCAAAGGCCGGGAGGTCCACGACGCGATCTTTCGCGCTTACTTCGTGGACGCCAAGAACATCGGCAAGGCCGCCGTGCTCGGCGCCATCGCCGCCGAGGCCGGGCTGCCCGCCGACGAAGCCCTCGAAATTCTCGCCGCGCGCACCTTCAAGGGGGCTGTCGACCAGGATTGGCGCCGCTGCGCCGCCTTGGGCATCGACGCGGTTCCGACTTTCGTGGCCGGCCGCTACATGCTGGTCGGCGCGCACCCCTACGAGACGCTCGAACGGCTGGTTCGCCGGGCGATCGACGAAGCGGACACGGCCTCCCGGTAA
- a CDS encoding DUF488 domain-containing protein, with product MDAVADCARLNNVIHTVGHSTRAAQPLIELLALHRVALLVDVRRWPVSRRLPHFCRETLAELLGRAGIDYRWRGDLGGFRKPAPGSPNTGWKTAAFRGYADFALTEEFAAGVEEIAGLAKERPTALMCAEALPWRCHRQLLADAFVVRGWRVRHILDDGCREHRLPPFARPEGTRIFYPAAAATPGGEPLTLWREEK from the coding sequence ATGGACGCCGTTGCCGATTGCGCGCGCCTGAATAACGTCATCCACACCGTCGGACACTCGACGCGCGCAGCGCAGCCGTTGATCGAGCTGCTCGCGCTCCACCGCGTTGCGCTCCTCGTCGACGTGCGCCGCTGGCCCGTTTCGCGCCGCCTGCCGCATTTCTGCCGCGAGACGCTCGCGGAGCTGCTCGGCCGGGCGGGAATCGATTACCGCTGGCGCGGGGACCTCGGCGGCTTCCGCAAGCCAGCGCCCGGCTCGCCGAACACGGGCTGGAAGACGGCGGCTTTTCGCGGTTACGCCGACTTCGCGCTGACGGAAGAATTCGCCGCCGGGGTCGAGGAGATCGCCGGGCTCGCCAAGGAGCGACCGACGGCGCTGATGTGCGCCGAAGCGCTGCCGTGGCGGTGCCACCGGCAGCTGCTCGCGGACGCGTTCGTGGTGCGGGGCTGGCGCGTGCGCCATATCCTCGACGACGGCTGCCGGGAGCATCGCCTGCCGCCGTTCGCGCGGCCCGAAGGAACCAGGATCTTCTATCCGGCCGCGGCCGCAACTCCGGGCGGCGAGCCTTTGACTTTGTGGCGCGAGGAAAAGTAG
- a CDS encoding oxygenase MpaB family protein: MNGAKRSNGLNGGSVRQPEGFFSPGTWIWRVHREAGLILAGGRALLMQLAHPMVAAGVAQHSHFRDAPLSRLQRTLALMWSIVFDPAEQARAALEQVRKAHLRVEGVVPEGEPAFGGRPYRALDPELLLWVHATLVDSAIAGYDLFIRPLAAAERASYYRSTIRLAELFEIPRALVPPSLGAFEDYMARMLFGGPVVVGPTARELAIEILAPRPLLLRPAGPLFSLITAGLLPAPLREGYGIRWSAGREKRFRAAVTAVRVFLPLLPAALRVAPNARRAERARAVNR, translated from the coding sequence TTGAACGGAGCGAAGCGATCGAACGGCCTGAACGGGGGCTCAGTCCGCCAGCCGGAGGGCTTTTTTTCCCCGGGCACCTGGATCTGGCGCGTGCACCGCGAGGCCGGGCTGATCCTTGCCGGAGGGCGGGCGCTGCTGATGCAGCTCGCGCACCCGATGGTCGCCGCGGGCGTGGCCCAGCACAGCCATTTCCGCGACGCCCCTCTTTCCCGGCTCCAGCGGACCCTTGCGCTCATGTGGTCGATCGTATTCGATCCGGCGGAACAGGCCCGGGCGGCCCTGGAACAGGTGCGCAAAGCGCATTTGAGAGTGGAAGGGGTCGTCCCCGAGGGCGAGCCGGCCTTCGGCGGGCGACCCTACCGCGCCCTCGACCCGGAGCTGCTTCTCTGGGTACACGCGACCCTGGTCGACTCGGCGATCGCCGGCTACGATCTCTTCATCCGCCCGCTCGCCGCGGCGGAACGCGCCAGCTACTACCGCAGCACGATCCGGCTCGCCGAGCTGTTCGAGATTCCCCGCGCTCTCGTGCCGCCGTCGCTCGGCGCATTCGAGGATTACATGGCCCGCATGCTTTTCGGCGGCCCCGTCGTCGTCGGACCCACCGCCCGGGAGCTCGCAATCGAGATCCTGGCGCCCCGGCCGCTGCTGCTGCGGCCGGCGGGGCCTCTGTTTTCGCTGATCACCGCGGGACTGCTGCCGGCGCCGCTGCGCGAGGGCTACGGAATTCGCTGGAGCGCCGGGCGCGAGAAAAGGTTCCGGGCGGCAGTGACCGCCGTGAGGGTTTTCCTGCCGCTCCTCCCGGCGGCGCTGCGCGTCGCTCCCAACGCGCGGCGCGCCGAGAGGGCGCGCGCCGTCAATCGGTGA
- a CDS encoding VOC family protein — protein MVTKIRHVAIHTENYPRMATFYRTVFGMKKITEGMTDEHGNYNKERGHLSDGVIGLALLQRQPGFGAGLDHFGLEVDDVQEVRERLKRHYPEIGIAQSQSHVPFAGLRSHDPDGNQFDLSQKGMANVREGYLQEGWEQPRWINHIAIRSARPGYLAEFYQNVFDLRPVEALSGNGHYYLTDGKVTLALRPWDMISYRGLMAGLDHFGFKVESLESAKRDLEALAASAPASAPRKIAIGRDGATRQKNLEACSLCRHALADPDGVLLDLTD, from the coding sequence ATGGTCACCAAGATCCGGCACGTGGCGATCCATACCGAAAACTACCCGCGCATGGCGACGTTCTACAGGACGGTTTTCGGGATGAAGAAGATCACCGAGGGCATGACCGACGAGCACGGCAATTACAACAAGGAGCGCGGCCACCTGAGCGACGGCGTGATCGGCCTCGCCCTGCTGCAACGCCAGCCCGGCTTCGGTGCGGGGCTGGATCACTTCGGCCTGGAAGTGGACGACGTGCAGGAGGTGCGCGAGCGGTTGAAGCGTCACTATCCCGAGATCGGCATCGCCCAGAGCCAGAGCCACGTTCCCTTCGCCGGACTGCGATCCCACGATCCCGACGGCAACCAGTTCGATCTGTCGCAGAAAGGAATGGCCAACGTTCGCGAAGGCTACCTGCAGGAAGGCTGGGAGCAGCCGCGCTGGATCAACCACATCGCCATCCGCAGCGCGCGCCCCGGCTATCTCGCCGAGTTCTACCAGAACGTTTTCGATCTGCGGCCCGTGGAGGCCCTGTCGGGCAACGGACACTACTACCTGACCGACGGCAAGGTCACGCTCGCCTTGCGGCCCTGGGACATGATTTCGTACCGCGGCCTCATGGCGGGACTGGACCACTTCGGATTCAAGGTGGAAAGCCTCGAAAGCGCGAAGAGGGACCTCGAAGCGCTCGCCGCGTCGGCGCCCGCCTCCGCGCCGCGCAAGATCGCCATCGGGCGCGACGGCGCCACGCGGCAGAAGAATCTGGAGGCCTGCAGCCTCTGCCGCCACGCGCTGGCCGATCCGGACGGCGTCCTGCTGGATCTCACCGATTGA
- a CDS encoding xanthine dehydrogenase family protein subunit M, which produces MTIRSFDLLRPRSLAEAAELLARHGDRARPIAGGTTLVILMKQRVAHFPYLIDLQSIPGLDGIAPEADGLRIGALATHRAVELSPAVRREYRALAEAFHAIGNVRVRQTATVGGNLAHADCRLDPPPALLVLGAEVTAFGPKGERVIPLDGFFRGPYETALEPGEILTSVKVPRPPAGSRSVYLRYTTLSANDWPCLGVAALRVADGARCRDLRLALGGLAPAPLLVRGLEFARGEALEPPVVERVLELVDGQIEPFGDLRGSEWYKRQMARLFVKRALEQLAADL; this is translated from the coding sequence ATGACGATTCGTTCCTTCGATCTCTTGAGGCCGCGGTCGCTCGCGGAGGCCGCCGAGCTGCTGGCGCGGCACGGCGATCGGGCGCGGCCGATCGCGGGAGGCACCACGCTGGTCATCCTGATGAAACAACGGGTCGCCCATTTCCCGTACCTGATCGATCTGCAGTCGATACCCGGGCTCGACGGGATCGCGCCGGAAGCGGACGGGCTGCGAATCGGCGCGCTGGCGACACATCGCGCGGTGGAGCTTTCGCCGGCGGTGCGCCGCGAGTACCGGGCGCTCGCCGAGGCCTTTCACGCGATCGGCAACGTGCGGGTGCGGCAGACCGCGACGGTCGGGGGGAATCTGGCGCACGCCGACTGCCGCCTCGACCCTCCTCCGGCGCTCCTGGTGCTCGGAGCGGAGGTGACCGCGTTCGGGCCGAAAGGCGAGCGCGTCATTCCGCTGGACGGTTTTTTCAGAGGTCCGTACGAGACCGCGCTCGAGCCGGGGGAGATCCTGACCTCGGTCAAGGTTCCCCGGCCGCCCGCGGGGAGCAGGAGCGTCTATCTGCGCTACACCACGCTTTCCGCCAACGACTGGCCGTGCCTCGGCGTCGCGGCGCTTCGGGTCGCGGACGGCGCGCGCTGCCGCGACTTGCGCCTGGCGCTCGGCGGGCTGGCGCCGGCGCCGCTGCTGGTGCGGGGGCTGGAGTTCGCGCGCGGCGAGGCGCTCGAACCGCCCGTGGTCGAGCGCGTCCTCGAGCTGGTCGACGGCCAGATCGAGCCGTTCGGCGATCTTCGCGGCTCCGAATGGTACAAACGGCAAATGGCCCGGCTGTTCGTCAAACGCGCGCTCGAACAGCTGGCGGCCGATTTGTAG
- a CDS encoding xanthine dehydrogenase family protein molybdopterin-binding subunit, whose protein sequence is MAEFAVVGKSVYRKDARQKVRGEALHVGNIEMPGMLHVAVLRSPYPHARIVAIDRSRAERLSGVAAVLTGADIARMPGVDPYFGPAFRDQPILAVDKACYAGDPVVAVAACDRRTAEDALSAVEVEYEPLPAVLDVLEAVKPESPLVHERHRPAKAFADLAHVKEGQRSNICYHFKLRRGDVERAFAEADRVFEDTYSSPPAQHVPMEPHVTLAYLDEARRLNVWSATQTPSYVRTELSQTFGIPMNRVRVRVPYLGGGYGSKLYAKLEPLVTAFALVTRRPVRYALTREEEFLTITKHRVIARVKTAVKNGRITARKCEVFWDTGAYAEIGPRVVHKSGYTSAGPYRIPNVWIDSYCVYTNHVPAGAFRGFGVPQVIWAYDSQMDSIARAIGADPVEFRLQHALEEGEEFATGTPVRSFGIKQAIREAARAVDWSAPRPAPAGTKRRGKGVAAGVKAVLTPSISGAIVILNADGSVSVLSSTVEMGQGAETMMGQIVAEELGVSFDQVHVVQPDTDVTPYDTITAGSRSTYHMGNAVRMAAAKVKAQLFEVVARKLEVHPEDLVASGGRIFVRGSEARGMTIPEAFLAKFGSLGTTLTGEAICQPEAIPTDPETGQSEKCTEYWFPSATSAEVEVDIETGRVRLLQFYSVGDTGTAIHPRHCEQQLLGSAITHLGLTLFEEMVFQDGQLVNGSLLDYQVASIRDLPEVFRPVIVEVPHETGPFGAKGVGETGTLTVSAAIANAIEDAIGVRIRDLPITPEKVLRALAAKQGAAGGLAP, encoded by the coding sequence ATGGCGGAATTCGCGGTCGTCGGCAAATCGGTGTATCGCAAGGACGCGCGTCAGAAGGTCCGGGGGGAGGCGCTCCACGTCGGCAACATCGAGATGCCCGGCATGTTGCACGTCGCCGTCCTGCGCAGCCCTTACCCGCACGCGCGCATCGTCGCGATCGACAGGTCCCGGGCCGAGAGACTCAGCGGCGTGGCGGCGGTGCTGACCGGCGCCGACATCGCGCGCATGCCGGGAGTCGATCCCTATTTCGGTCCGGCGTTTCGCGACCAGCCGATCCTGGCCGTGGACAAGGCCTGCTACGCGGGCGATCCGGTGGTCGCGGTGGCGGCGTGCGATCGGCGCACGGCGGAGGACGCGCTGAGCGCCGTCGAGGTCGAGTACGAGCCCCTTCCCGCCGTTCTGGACGTGCTCGAAGCGGTCAAGCCCGAGTCTCCGCTGGTTCACGAGCGCCACCGGCCCGCCAAAGCCTTCGCCGATCTCGCCCACGTCAAGGAGGGGCAGCGATCCAACATCTGCTACCACTTCAAGCTGCGGCGCGGCGACGTGGAGCGCGCCTTCGCCGAAGCCGACCGCGTCTTCGAGGACACCTATTCCTCGCCGCCGGCGCAGCACGTCCCGATGGAGCCGCACGTCACGCTCGCTTACCTCGACGAGGCCAGGCGGCTCAATGTGTGGAGCGCCACGCAGACCCCGTCCTACGTGCGCACGGAGCTGTCGCAAACCTTCGGCATCCCCATGAACCGCGTCCGCGTGCGCGTCCCCTATCTGGGGGGCGGCTACGGTTCCAAGCTCTACGCCAAGCTCGAGCCGCTGGTGACGGCGTTCGCGCTGGTGACCCGGAGGCCGGTGCGCTACGCGCTCACGCGCGAGGAGGAGTTCCTCACGATCACCAAGCACAGGGTGATCGCAAGGGTCAAGACCGCGGTCAAGAACGGCAGGATCACTGCGCGCAAGTGCGAGGTCTTCTGGGACACGGGCGCCTACGCCGAGATCGGCCCGCGGGTGGTGCACAAATCCGGGTATACCTCGGCCGGCCCGTACCGCATCCCCAACGTCTGGATCGATTCCTACTGCGTCTACACCAATCACGTGCCGGCAGGGGCGTTTCGCGGCTTCGGTGTGCCGCAGGTCATCTGGGCCTACGACTCTCAGATGGACTCGATCGCGCGCGCGATCGGGGCGGACCCGGTGGAGTTCCGCTTGCAGCACGCGCTGGAGGAGGGCGAGGAGTTCGCGACGGGAACGCCGGTGCGCTCCTTCGGGATCAAGCAGGCGATCCGCGAGGCGGCCAGGGCGGTCGACTGGTCGGCGCCGCGGCCCGCGCCGGCGGGAACCAAACGGCGCGGCAAGGGCGTCGCCGCCGGCGTGAAGGCGGTGCTCACGCCTTCGATCTCGGGCGCGATCGTGATCCTGAACGCGGACGGCAGCGTCAGCGTGCTGAGCAGCACGGTCGAGATGGGGCAGGGGGCGGAGACGATGATGGGCCAGATCGTGGCGGAAGAGCTCGGCGTGTCGTTCGATCAGGTTCACGTCGTTCAGCCCGACACCGACGTGACGCCTTACGACACCATCACCGCTGGAAGCCGCTCGACCTACCACATGGGCAACGCGGTGCGTATGGCCGCGGCGAAGGTCAAGGCCCAGCTGTTCGAGGTCGTGGCGCGAAAGCTCGAGGTCCATCCCGAGGATCTCGTCGCTTCCGGCGGGCGGATCTTCGTGCGCGGCAGCGAAGCTCGGGGAATGACGATCCCCGAGGCGTTCCTCGCTAAGTTCGGCAGCCTCGGCACCACGCTCACGGGGGAAGCGATCTGCCAGCCCGAAGCGATCCCGACCGATCCGGAAACCGGCCAGTCGGAAAAGTGCACGGAGTACTGGTTTCCGTCGGCGACGTCGGCCGAAGTGGAGGTCGACATCGAAACGGGCCGGGTGCGGCTGCTGCAATTCTACAGCGTCGGCGACACCGGAACGGCGATCCACCCGCGACACTGCGAGCAGCAGCTGCTCGGCTCGGCCATCACCCACCTCGGCCTCACGCTGTTCGAGGAAATGGTTTTCCAGGACGGCCAGCTCGTCAACGGATCGCTGCTCGATTATCAGGTGGCGTCGATCCGGGATCTGCCGGAGGTCTTCCGGCCCGTGATCGTCGAGGTGCCGCACGAAACCGGGCCGTTCGGCGCCAAGGGGGTGGGCGAAACCGGAACCCTCACGGTGTCGGCCGCGATCGCGAACGCGATCGAGGACGCCATCGGCGTGCGGATCCGCGACCTGCCGATCACCCCCGAGAAGGTGCTGCGAGCGCTCGCCGCGAAGCAGGGTGCCGCCGGAGGGCTCGCGCCGTGA
- a CDS encoding (2Fe-2S)-binding protein — MKREIALRVNGRLETLPVDDADTLLEVLRDRLKLWSVREGCGVGACGTCTVLMDGKPVSSCFLLAARADGKEILTVEGLDGESGLHPVQEAFVEERALQCAYCTPGFVLAVKALLDEYADPTDEEIREYLAGHLCRCAGYADILRAVRTAQAKKRSAGR; from the coding sequence GTGAAGCGTGAGATCGCGTTGCGGGTGAACGGCCGGCTCGAAACGCTGCCCGTCGACGACGCCGACACGCTGCTCGAGGTACTGCGCGATCGCCTGAAGCTCTGGAGCGTGCGCGAAGGGTGCGGCGTGGGAGCCTGCGGAACCTGCACGGTGCTGATGGACGGAAAACCGGTGAGCTCTTGTTTCCTGCTGGCGGCGCGCGCGGACGGAAAAGAGATCCTTACCGTCGAGGGGCTGGACGGCGAATCCGGCCTCCATCCCGTTCAGGAAGCGTTCGTCGAAGAGCGGGCGTTGCAGTGCGCGTATTGCACTCCGGGCTTCGTGCTCGCGGTCAAAGCGCTGCTCGACGAATACGCCGATCCGACCGACGAGGAGATCCGCGAGTATCTCGCCGGCCATCTCTGCCGCTGCGCGGGCTACGCCGACATCCTGCGCGCCGTGCGCACCGCCCAGGCGAAGAAGCGCTCCGCCGGCCGTTGA